A genomic window from Clostridium aceticum includes:
- the vanG gene encoding D-alanine--D-serine ligase VanG: MKKKVAILFGGCSTEYSVSLQSAYALISHLNKEKYEGVLIGITREGTWLRYRGSLDKIKNDTWFTDESCVSAMISPSREVQGIIEFYGDKVKQEHVDVVFPIIHGKNGEDGTLQGLLELAGIPFVGCNTLSSALCMDKDLAHLVAQGAGVKVAPFVIVRKYDDFQQKLKETETLKYPLFVKPSKAGSSFGITKIDNKNQLIDALQLAFIHDDKVVIEEAVEGFEVGCAVLGNEELIMGALDEIELQKGFFDHKEKYTLETSKIHIPARITSEKAKEMKETAAILYRALECRGLARVDMFLTPKGEIFFNEINTIPGFTSHSRYPSMLSHTGLAFEETIDQLIGLVTEDEKNRTY; this comes from the coding sequence ATGAAGAAAAAAGTAGCAATTTTATTTGGAGGATGTTCTACAGAATATTCAGTATCTCTACAATCGGCTTATGCATTGATTAGTCACTTAAATAAAGAGAAATACGAAGGGGTTTTGATTGGAATTACCAGAGAAGGGACATGGCTTCGTTATAGAGGGAGCTTAGATAAAATCAAAAATGATACATGGTTTACTGATGAAAGTTGCGTTTCAGCTATGATTTCTCCAAGTAGAGAAGTACAAGGCATTATAGAGTTCTACGGTGATAAGGTAAAACAGGAGCATGTGGATGTAGTGTTTCCTATAATACATGGAAAAAATGGTGAAGACGGTACTCTGCAAGGATTACTAGAGTTAGCAGGTATCCCTTTTGTAGGATGCAACACCCTTTCTTCTGCTCTTTGTATGGACAAAGACCTTGCCCATTTAGTGGCACAGGGGGCTGGGGTGAAGGTAGCTCCCTTTGTTATCGTTAGAAAATATGACGACTTTCAGCAGAAGCTAAAGGAAACAGAGACGCTGAAATATCCTCTTTTTGTAAAACCTTCAAAGGCAGGATCTTCTTTTGGTATTACAAAAATTGACAACAAAAATCAGTTAATAGATGCCCTTCAGCTGGCCTTTATTCATGATGATAAGGTAGTTATTGAGGAGGCGGTGGAAGGTTTTGAAGTGGGATGTGCTGTCTTAGGAAATGAAGAGTTAATTATGGGGGCATTAGATGAAATTGAACTTCAAAAAGGGTTTTTTGATCATAAAGAAAAATACACTTTAGAAACCTCAAAAATTCATATACCTGCAAGAATTACTTCTGAAAAAGCAAAGGAAATGAAGGAGACGGCAGCAATCCTATATCGTGCTCTAGAATGTAGGGGACTTGCCAGGGTGGACATGTTCTTAACCCCTAAGGGGGAAATCTTTTTTAATGAAATCAACACAATTCCTGGATTTACCTCCCATAGTAGGTATCCCAGCATGCTTTCTCACACAGGACTTGCCTTCGAAGAAACAATAGATCAATTGATAGGATTGGTGACAGAAGATGAAAAAAATAGAACTTACTAG
- a CDS encoding ABC transporter permease, with the protein MTLLIGSIQLGLLYAIMALGIYITFRILNVPDLTVDGSFSLGMACAAVITVAGYPFLALLVAMIAGALAGFSTGLLQTKLSIHPILSGILVMTGLYTVNLGIMGGRANLSVVGSETLFMKAESIIVSQNGLGRTFLALLACIVIIGILSIVFKTRFGLTIRATGDNEEMVRSSSINANTSKCVGLAMGNACVALSGALICQYQMFSDVGSGSGMVVIGLASVIIGETLFGRRSVTFGLISSAVGSIIYRIIIAFALKIDLFPSYALKLVSAVIVAVALSVPSIKASIEQSKKRREATNRLS; encoded by the coding sequence ATGACACTATTAATTGGCTCCATACAACTCGGACTATTATATGCCATAATGGCATTGGGAATTTATATAACCTTTCGTATTTTAAATGTACCGGACTTAACTGTTGATGGTAGCTTTTCCCTTGGTATGGCCTGTGCTGCGGTGATTACTGTAGCCGGCTATCCCTTCCTTGCCCTACTGGTTGCCATGATTGCTGGTGCATTGGCTGGGTTTAGCACCGGGCTTTTGCAAACCAAGTTAAGTATACACCCTATTTTATCTGGTATTTTGGTTATGACAGGATTATATACAGTAAACTTAGGGATTATGGGAGGAAGAGCAAACCTATCTGTTGTTGGTAGTGAGACCTTGTTTATGAAGGCAGAGTCTATCATCGTTTCTCAAAATGGTTTGGGAAGAACGTTTTTGGCTTTGTTGGCATGTATCGTCATCATAGGGATTCTGTCTATTGTCTTTAAAACAAGATTTGGGCTGACCATCCGAGCCACTGGAGACAATGAGGAAATGGTTCGCTCCTCCTCTATCAATGCAAATACTTCAAAGTGTGTTGGATTGGCTATGGGTAATGCCTGTGTTGCTTTATCTGGCGCTTTGATCTGTCAGTATCAAATGTTTTCTGATGTAGGCTCTGGAAGCGGTATGGTGGTCATTGGTCTAGCTTCAGTAATTATTGGAGAAACCTTGTTTGGCAGACGCTCTGTGACCTTTGGTCTGATTTCTTCAGCAGTAGGGTCTATTATCTACAGAATCATCATTGCCTTCGCTCTAAAAATCGATCTTTTCCCTTCCTATGCTTTAAAGTTAGTTTCTGCAGTTATTGTAGCGGTTGCTCTTTCCGTACCTTCTATAAAGGCTAGTATAGAACAAAGTAAAAAGAGAAGGGAGGCTACAAACCGTTTAAGTTAA
- a CDS encoding ABC transporter ATP-binding protein codes for MLNLRNVSKTFYPGTANEKKALNALDLHLDSGDFVTIIGSNGAGKSTLFNTIAGAYYIDHGSITLDNKNITGLADYKRAYDIGRLMQDPMKGTAPSMTIEENLALAYTRKAKKSFFALNKKDSSYFRELLASLDLGLEDRMKTKVGHLSGGQRQAVTLLMCTISSPKLLLLDEHTAALDPLTAQKILKITTDIVAESKITTMMITHDIQAALSLGNRTIMMDAGEIILDIKGEERRKMTVEELLVYYSKERKKQLVNDRMLLA; via the coding sequence ATGTTAAACTTAAGGAATGTTAGCAAAACTTTTTATCCTGGAACAGCAAACGAAAAGAAAGCTTTGAACGCATTAGATCTTCATTTGGATTCAGGTGATTTTGTTACCATCATTGGTTCCAATGGCGCTGGAAAATCTACATTATTTAATACCATTGCTGGGGCTTATTATATAGATCATGGCTCCATCACTCTTGACAATAAAAACATCACAGGACTTGCCGACTATAAACGGGCATATGATATCGGAAGACTTATGCAGGACCCAATGAAGGGCACTGCCCCTTCTATGACTATCGAAGAAAACCTAGCCCTTGCCTACACAAGAAAGGCTAAAAAAAGCTTCTTTGCTCTAAATAAAAAAGATTCTTCTTATTTCAGAGAATTGTTAGCCAGCCTAGATTTAGGTTTAGAGGACCGTATGAAAACAAAGGTAGGTCATTTATCAGGAGGTCAAAGACAAGCGGTTACCCTTCTGATGTGTACCATTTCTTCACCTAAACTTTTGCTTTTAGATGAACATACCGCCGCCCTTGACCCGCTGACAGCTCAAAAGATTCTTAAAATCACTACAGATATTGTTGCTGAATCAAAAATAACCACCATGATGATTACCCACGATATACAAGCGGCCCTTTCCCTTGGTAATCGTACCATTATGATGGATGCTGGTGAGATTATTCTAGATATTAAAGGGGAAGAACGAAGAAAAATGACGGTGGAGGAACTGTTAGTCTACTATTCTAAAGAAAGAAAAAAACAGCTGGTGAATGATCGAATGTTGCTGGCTTAA
- the vanS gene encoding vancomycin resistance histidine kinase VanS — translation MKKTETTGVKTKLTLQLLGQFFLTVVLFTVGLALLFFIGIYVGHRVIVWYSPWGFWYRFFQIVDRLSFYLFLLVWGIGFLLITLYFWNKTIGYVHKMTKAIDDLFENDTDLIQLPNGLKDVEERLNQIKYNIVRNQQLAKEAEQRKNDLVVYLAHDLKTPLTSIIGYLTLLRDEGQISQALREKYLSISLEKSQRLEALINEFFEITRFNLKDLTLESTKFNLTRMLEQIAYEFEPLLKPKALNCSLRVEKDIFLRGDVKKLERVFDNLIRNAISYSYPNTEIQITAVQRDQEIILSFCNQGDTIPAHKLNHIFEQFYRLDAARTTENGGSGLGLAIAKEIIELHGGKITASSENERILFEISLPNPS, via the coding sequence TTGAAAAAGACTGAAACAACAGGAGTTAAAACTAAGCTAACCCTTCAGCTACTAGGACAATTTTTCCTTACAGTAGTTTTGTTTACCGTTGGGCTGGCATTGTTATTTTTTATAGGCATTTATGTGGGACATCGAGTGATTGTGTGGTATTCCCCTTGGGGTTTTTGGTACCGTTTCTTCCAAATTGTGGATCGTCTTAGCTTTTACTTATTTTTATTGGTTTGGGGCATAGGGTTTTTATTGATTACCTTATATTTTTGGAACAAAACCATAGGATATGTACATAAAATGACAAAAGCCATCGATGACTTATTTGAAAATGATACGGATTTGATTCAATTACCTAACGGATTAAAGGATGTTGAAGAGAGGTTAAATCAAATTAAGTATAATATAGTGAGAAATCAGCAATTGGCAAAAGAGGCGGAACAAAGAAAAAATGATCTGGTTGTTTACTTAGCCCATGATTTAAAAACCCCTCTTACCTCCATCATCGGTTATTTGACCTTATTGCGGGATGAAGGACAAATCTCTCAGGCATTAAGAGAAAAGTACTTGTCCATTTCTTTAGAAAAATCCCAGAGGTTGGAGGCTCTTATCAACGAGTTTTTTGAAATCACTAGATTTAATTTGAAGGACTTAACTTTAGAGTCTACTAAATTTAATTTAACCAGGATGTTAGAACAAATTGCCTATGAATTTGAGCCTTTGTTGAAGCCAAAAGCTTTAAACTGTTCCCTGCGGGTAGAAAAGGATATTTTTCTTCGAGGTGATGTAAAAAAACTAGAAAGAGTCTTCGATAACTTGATTCGAAATGCCATCAGCTATAGCTATCCAAACACCGAAATTCAAATAACAGCAGTTCAAAGAGATCAAGAAATTATCTTAAGTTTCTGCAATCAGGGAGATACTATTCCTGCACATAAGCTAAATCACATATTTGAACAATTCTATCGGTTAGACGCTGCTAGAACCACTGAAAATGGCGGATCAGGTTTAGGGCTGGCCATAGCCAAGGAGATTATTGAACTCCATGGAGGAAAAATTACAGCCTCCAGTGAGAATGAAAGGATCCTCTTTGAGATTTCCCTCCCTAATCCTTCGTAA
- a CDS encoding M15 family metallopeptidase, whose amino-acid sequence MKKIELTRKNIYKGHLILVNQQYPIYQKEIIKNHRFVPVDEVCEDIFLEVRSAVMLSQLIKACKAEDSIVPISGYRSLQEQQEIFQNSMRENGEAFTLKYVALPNCSEHQTGFAIDVAEKKQDIDFICPDFPYHGICQKFRERAADFGFIERYQKGKERITGIGQEPWHFRYVGYPHSKIIENLKLTLEEYIDLLRNHIYNKNPLLFQEKGREIQVSYVNLIEGNSVAIQEPNGMWQISGNNVDGGIITVWGENYERQSV is encoded by the coding sequence ATGAAAAAAATAGAACTTACTAGAAAAAATATATATAAAGGACATCTTATCCTTGTAAATCAACAATATCCTATTTATCAGAAGGAGATCATCAAGAATCATCGATTTGTCCCTGTAGATGAAGTCTGCGAAGATATTTTTTTAGAAGTACGCTCTGCTGTCATGTTATCTCAATTAATTAAGGCCTGCAAAGCTGAAGACAGTATTGTTCCCATCAGCGGCTATCGTTCTTTACAGGAGCAGCAAGAAATCTTTCAAAATTCCATGAGGGAAAATGGTGAAGCATTTACCCTCAAGTATGTAGCATTACCTAATTGCAGTGAGCATCAGACAGGATTTGCTATAGATGTAGCAGAAAAAAAACAGGATATTGACTTCATTTGTCCTGATTTTCCTTACCACGGAATCTGCCAGAAATTTAGAGAGAGGGCAGCAGACTTTGGTTTTATTGAGCGATATCAAAAAGGAAAAGAAAGGATTACAGGTATTGGACAAGAACCATGGCATTTTCGATATGTGGGTTATCCTCATTCTAAAATCATAGAGAACTTGAAGCTTACTTTGGAGGAATATATAGACCTTCTTAGAAATCATATTTATAACAAAAATCCATTATTATTTCAGGAAAAAGGACGAGAAATTCAGGTATCTTATGTAAATCTTATAGAGGGAAATTCTGTTGCGATTCAAGAGCCTAATGGTATGTGGCAGATATCCGGTAATAACGTAGATGGTGGAATTATTACTGTATGGGGTGAAAATTATGAAAGACAAAGCGTATAA
- a CDS encoding ABC transporter substrate-binding protein yields MKKILSFLLAMIMMLGVLTACSNSTDSSGTEDAAATKTFKIGVIQPMDHPSLNQIRETIISELEALSSNDGIKIEIDFKNANGDISLLPSIIQNMLGSGVDMLVPIGTSTAQAAKASATTVPIVFSAVSSPIEAGLVTSFEATTENITGVSNAIAIEDIFQLASELTPDVKVFGFIYNSSEINSATGINRAKAYCDEHGIAYKEATITGTADLQQAAASLVGSVDAFFTPNDNTVASAMPTYLQVAMDANLPTYVGADSMVADGALATVGIDYTLLGKQTVLMISRILQGETIEENHVEQIAEYAKMININTAENLDITIPDELMKEFVIIGE; encoded by the coding sequence ATGAAAAAGATTTTATCATTTTTACTTGCTATGATTATGATGTTAGGTGTATTAACTGCTTGTTCAAACAGCACAGATTCTTCTGGAACAGAAGATGCTGCTGCAACAAAGACCTTCAAAATCGGTGTTATCCAACCTATGGATCATCCTTCCTTAAATCAAATCCGAGAGACCATTATTTCAGAATTAGAGGCACTTTCCTCAAATGATGGAATTAAAATTGAAATTGATTTTAAAAATGCCAATGGAGATATAAGTTTATTGCCTTCTATTATACAAAATATGTTAGGTAGCGGTGTTGACATGCTTGTTCCAATTGGTACCAGTACTGCTCAAGCTGCTAAGGCCTCTGCCACCACTGTTCCTATTGTATTTTCTGCAGTTAGCAGTCCCATAGAAGCTGGTCTTGTTACTTCCTTTGAAGCAACAACAGAAAATATTACTGGTGTTTCAAACGCAATTGCTATTGAAGATATCTTTCAGCTAGCAAGTGAGCTCACCCCAGATGTAAAAGTGTTTGGTTTTATCTATAATAGCAGCGAAATAAACTCTGCAACCGGCATCAATAGAGCAAAGGCTTATTGTGATGAACATGGTATAGCGTATAAAGAAGCTACCATCACAGGTACTGCTGATCTACAACAGGCTGCAGCCTCCTTAGTGGGGTCAGTGGATGCCTTCTTCACACCAAATGATAACACGGTTGCTTCTGCAATGCCGACTTATCTTCAGGTTGCAATGGATGCAAATCTTCCTACTTATGTGGGAGCTGACTCTATGGTTGCTGATGGAGCTTTAGCAACAGTAGGTATCGATTATACTTTACTGGGAAAGCAGACGGTTCTCATGATTTCACGTATTCTTCAGGGTGAAACCATTGAAGAAAACCATGTTGAGCAGATTGCTGAATATGCTAAAATGATTAATATCAATACAGCCGAGAACTTAGATATCACCATCCCCGATGAATTAATGAAGGAATTTGTTATTATCGGTGAATAA
- the vanR gene encoding VanR-ABDEGLN family response regulator transcription factor, with product MEINILVVDDEKEIADLVELYLKNEGYNVCKFYTGKKAIECIDTMKLDLAILDVMLPDIDGFSICQKIREKHHYPVIMLTAKVENIDKITGLTIGADDYITKPFNPLEMVARVKAQLRRYTRYNTLDVNETKTVENMNEFDFSGLIINKDTHKCSLYGEPLSLTPIEFSILWYLCENRGKVVSSEELFEAVWGDKYLDNNNTVMAHIGRIREKMKEPPRKPKFIKTVWGVGYQIEKD from the coding sequence ATGGAGATAAATATATTAGTTGTAGATGATGAAAAAGAAATTGCTGATTTGGTGGAATTATATCTTAAAAATGAGGGATACAATGTTTGTAAATTTTACACAGGAAAAAAAGCCATAGAGTGTATCGACACTATGAAATTGGACTTAGCTATCCTAGATGTGATGCTCCCCGATATAGATGGATTTTCTATTTGTCAAAAAATCAGGGAAAAGCATCATTATCCTGTCATTATGTTGACTGCCAAAGTAGAAAATATTGATAAAATTACAGGGCTTACCATTGGAGCAGATGACTATATAACAAAGCCCTTTAATCCACTAGAAATGGTGGCAAGGGTGAAGGCTCAGTTAAGAAGGTATACACGTTATAATACTTTGGATGTTAATGAAACAAAAACTGTTGAAAATATGAATGAATTTGATTTTTCAGGGTTGATCATTAACAAAGATACCCATAAGTGCAGTCTTTATGGAGAGCCTCTATCTTTAACCCCTATTGAATTTTCAATTTTATGGTACTTATGTGAAAACAGAGGTAAAGTAGTTTCTTCTGAGGAGCTTTTTGAAGCAGTATGGGGGGACAAATACTTAGACAATAACAATACTGTTATGGCTCATATTGGGAGAATAAGGGAGAAAATGAAGGAGCCTCCAAGAAAACCAAAGTTCATTAAAACCGTATGGGGGGTAGGTTACCAAATTGAAAAAGACTGA
- the vanT gene encoding serine racemase VanT catalytic subunit gives MVELLLYGVKIMKDKAYKGIDYFRFIAAILVIAIHTFPLLSVNTGADLILTRIIGRVAVPFFFMTTGFFVFSSYDEGSFSYKNFSLKIAKLYSVSILLYLPLNLYAGHFSGKYVGASILRNIFFNGTFYHLWYFPAIIIGAGVFLLLLKHCKIHTAIIVALLLYLIGVFGDSYYGIANEIPLLRSFYDILFFFFDYTRNGLFFSPIYLFLGALFSKTPQRHSFKTSMVGLLLSLSVLIVEGLLLHHFSAPRHDSMYIALLPSMYFLFQMLLLWKGRSQKSLRRIAMLIYVIHPWCIVLIRGFARLTKTEAFFVENSILHFIGVAFLSVFISIIVNFIWNKEKKSSDQKGRAWLEIDLSNLKHNFLQLKELLPKGCQVMAVVKADAYGHGDLQIAYELQKMGANAFAVASLEEGIRLRKSGIKGCILILGYTYPEEVGRVVKYDLTQTVVDYHYATVLNQYGKKVRVHIKIDTGMNRLGENFRHIDEITKIFQLRNLAIEGAYTHLCVADSQMKKDAVFTRQQVENFYKVVDHLKGLGYSSLKLHIQSSYGVLNYPEISCDYARLGIALYGLLSNERDETKAKVKLRPVLSIKARISIIKTLEASETIGYGRQFVVNAPMKIATVTLGYADGIPRNLTCGHVLLRGIKVPIIGRICMDQLTIDVTNIPNVEQGDIITIIGEEGKEKITAEEVAGQAVTITNELVSRLGSRLEKIYVEKTSSNKLEHRRIEEKKPSILHLESYT, from the coding sequence ATGGTGGAATTATTACTGTATGGGGTGAAAATTATGAAAGACAAAGCGTATAAAGGAATTGATTATTTTCGTTTTATTGCAGCTATTTTAGTAATTGCTATTCATACCTTTCCTTTATTATCTGTAAACACAGGGGCGGATTTGATTTTAACAAGGATAATAGGGCGGGTTGCTGTTCCTTTTTTCTTTATGACAACAGGATTCTTTGTTTTTTCCTCTTATGATGAAGGAAGTTTTTCCTATAAAAACTTCTCGCTAAAAATAGCCAAGCTTTACAGTGTGTCAATTTTATTATATCTACCTTTGAATCTTTATGCAGGACACTTTAGCGGAAAATATGTAGGGGCTTCTATTTTGAGGAATATTTTTTTTAACGGAACTTTTTATCATCTGTGGTATTTTCCTGCTATTATCATAGGGGCGGGGGTGTTTCTTCTTTTATTAAAGCACTGTAAAATACACACTGCAATAATTGTAGCACTGTTACTTTACTTGATAGGTGTGTTTGGTGACAGTTACTATGGCATAGCTAATGAAATTCCTCTTTTAAGAAGTTTCTATGACATTTTGTTTTTTTTCTTTGACTATACAAGGAATGGTTTGTTTTTTTCTCCTATTTATTTGTTTTTAGGAGCATTATTCTCCAAAACTCCTCAGAGACATTCCTTTAAAACCAGTATGGTGGGGCTTTTGCTGTCTTTATCAGTTTTAATCGTAGAAGGCTTATTGTTACACCACTTTTCAGCCCCTAGACATGATAGTATGTATATAGCTTTGCTGCCCTCTATGTATTTTCTTTTTCAAATGCTTCTTCTGTGGAAAGGTAGAAGCCAGAAGTCACTGCGTAGGATTGCTATGTTAATTTATGTGATCCACCCATGGTGTATTGTTTTGATTAGAGGCTTCGCTAGGTTAACAAAAACAGAGGCTTTTTTCGTAGAGAACAGTATATTACACTTTATAGGGGTTGCATTTTTGTCGGTTTTTATTTCTATAATCGTCAACTTTATATGGAATAAAGAGAAAAAAAGTTCGGATCAAAAGGGAAGAGCTTGGTTAGAAATTGATTTATCAAATTTAAAGCATAATTTTTTACAGTTAAAAGAGTTGCTGCCTAAAGGATGTCAAGTCATGGCGGTGGTTAAAGCCGATGCTTATGGGCATGGAGATCTTCAAATTGCTTACGAATTACAGAAGATGGGGGCCAATGCCTTTGCAGTGGCATCATTGGAGGAAGGAATTCGTCTTAGAAAAAGTGGTATAAAGGGATGTATTTTGATTTTAGGTTATACTTATCCAGAAGAAGTTGGCAGGGTGGTAAAGTATGATCTAACTCAAACGGTTGTAGACTATCATTATGCTACTGTTTTGAATCAGTATGGAAAAAAAGTACGGGTTCATATTAAGATTGATACTGGTATGAATCGTTTAGGTGAAAACTTTCGTCATATAGATGAAATCACAAAAATATTTCAACTGCGGAACCTGGCTATTGAAGGAGCATATACGCATTTATGTGTAGCTGATAGCCAAATGAAGAAGGATGCAGTTTTTACTAGACAGCAGGTTGAAAACTTTTATAAGGTAGTAGACCACTTAAAGGGATTAGGCTATTCTTCACTTAAACTTCATATCCAAAGCAGCTATGGGGTATTAAACTATCCAGAGATCTCCTGTGATTATGCACGACTGGGTATTGCCCTGTATGGTCTGTTGAGTAATGAGAGGGATGAAACAAAAGCAAAGGTTAAACTTCGACCAGTACTTTCTATTAAAGCTAGAATCTCTATCATAAAAACCCTTGAAGCTTCTGAAACTATAGGCTATGGAAGACAATTTGTAGTCAATGCTCCAATGAAAATTGCCACCGTCACCCTTGGTTATGCAGATGGTATTCCTAGAAATCTTACTTGTGGTCATGTTCTCCTAAGGGGTATAAAGGTACCAATCATAGGTAGAATCTGTATGGATCAGTTGACCATTGATGTTACCAACATTCCAAATGTAGAACAAGGTGATATAATTACAATAATAGGGGAAGAAGGCAAAGAAAAAATCACCGCAGAAGAAGTAGCTGGACAAGCTGTAACCATTACCAATGAACTGGTCAGTAGACTAGGCAGTCGGCTTGAAAAAATTTATGTAGAAAAAACTTCCTCTAACAAGCTAGAACATCGGAGAATTGAGGAAAAAAAGCCATCTATTCTACACTTGGAGAGCTACACTTAG
- a CDS encoding glycosyl hydrolase family 18 protein codes for MYQVKKITVLILISAMLLSSLAFANEGTTEIFRDVPENHWASKAIHDLRLMKITNGIGENQFGMGLTISRGEFITFLAKLMEWDLIKPEEGSFIDNRDTTKWYYGPIETALQRGVVLKDTDKFRAEEAITREEMAVMIVRALGYDSLAKQLTYLGSPFDDVSENVGYITIARDFQIINGVGNNLFKPYDTARREEAAVMMMKMYERLKQPINELHAFYAVRSANQIDMFQALNSVGFGWSRLEYDPENNQVLLNTTRDNNNEFGIPAGFSQPLTLAKENNVSTQLMVFAENHTIFNTDTKTNIPLIEYIVTKPEVRKPVIDAIVGQVNATTVDDLTVSFDGVVIDFESMRGEIVKESFNIFLTELKQELNKSNKLLYVAVHPARPAGQAYYDGYDFKTIGDIADKVILMAHDYYAKQLTDAEMQRGYTLTPLSPIGEIYYALKSITDKDTGVQDVSKIWLQFSLDTVQWKLKEGQVINKYPYHPSYEAVQQRLAMDGVAINYSQQNQNPYATFFDSRDETDNVLWYEDARSIQAKIDLGKMFGVQGISLWRLGNIPNYEEYGSKKVYLDIWQQILKNTEK; via the coding sequence ATGTATCAAGTTAAAAAAATAACTGTTTTAATTTTAATATCAGCCATGCTATTATCTAGTTTAGCCTTTGCAAATGAAGGTACAACAGAAATTTTTAGGGACGTTCCTGAAAATCATTGGGCAAGTAAGGCGATACATGATCTAAGATTAATGAAGATTACCAATGGAATTGGTGAGAATCAGTTTGGTATGGGACTTACAATTAGCAGAGGGGAGTTTATTACTTTTTTAGCCAAGCTAATGGAATGGGATTTAATTAAGCCTGAAGAAGGCAGTTTTATTGATAATAGGGACACAACCAAGTGGTATTATGGACCTATAGAAACAGCATTACAGCGAGGTGTGGTTTTAAAGGATACTGACAAGTTTAGGGCAGAGGAAGCTATTACCCGTGAGGAAATGGCAGTTATGATTGTACGAGCCCTAGGTTATGACAGTCTTGCTAAGCAGTTAACCTATCTTGGAAGCCCCTTTGATGATGTTTCAGAAAATGTAGGATACATAACTATTGCAAGAGATTTTCAAATCATCAATGGCGTAGGGAACAACTTATTTAAGCCCTACGACACAGCAAGAAGAGAAGAAGCAGCAGTAATGATGATGAAAATGTATGAAAGATTGAAGCAACCAATCAATGAATTACATGCTTTTTACGCTGTACGTTCTGCCAATCAGATAGACATGTTTCAGGCCCTTAATTCTGTAGGGTTTGGATGGAGTCGTTTGGAGTATGATCCTGAGAATAATCAAGTTCTGCTCAATACCACAAGAGACAATAATAACGAGTTTGGGATTCCTGCTGGATTTTCACAACCTTTAACTTTAGCTAAGGAGAATAATGTTTCTACACAGCTAATGGTCTTTGCAGAAAATCACACTATATTTAATACCGACACTAAGACAAATATTCCTTTGATTGAGTATATAGTAACAAAGCCAGAAGTCCGCAAACCAGTAATTGATGCTATTGTTGGACAAGTTAATGCTACAACAGTAGATGATCTTACGGTTTCTTTTGATGGGGTTGTTATTGATTTCGAAAGCATGAGGGGTGAAATAGTAAAGGAATCTTTTAATATTTTCCTGACAGAATTAAAACAAGAGCTAAATAAAAGCAATAAATTACTGTATGTGGCAGTGCATCCTGCAAGACCAGCAGGTCAAGCCTATTATGACGGATATGATTTTAAAACCATTGGAGATATCGCAGATAAAGTAATCCTAATGGCACATGATTATTATGCAAAGCAATTGACGGATGCTGAAATGCAGAGGGGGTATACCCTTACGCCATTATCTCCTATCGGTGAAATATACTATGCTTTGAAGTCCATCACGGATAAAGATACAGGAGTACAGGATGTAAGTAAAATATGGCTACAGTTTTCACTGGATACAGTGCAGTGGAAGCTTAAAGAAGGGCAAGTGATCAATAAATACCCTTACCATCCAAGCTATGAAGCTGTACAGCAAAGACTTGCTATGGATGGGGTAGCAATAAACTATTCCCAGCAAAATCAAAATCCCTACGCCACTTTTTTTGACAGTAGAGATGAAACTGATAATGTTTTATGGTATGAGGATGCTCGAAGTATACAAGCAAAAATAGATTTAGGGAAAATGTTTGGTGTGCAAGGTATTTCTCTGTGGAGATTAGGGAATATACCTAATTATGAAGAATATGGATCAAAAAAGGTTTATCTGGATATTTGGCAACAAATTTTAAAGAATACTGAGAAGTAA